Genomic DNA from Epinephelus fuscoguttatus linkage group LG14, E.fuscoguttatus.final_Chr_v1:
TAaaatttttaatgatgtttctgtgtttgtgtcctgcagGAGGCGCTCCCGTTCTGCttcctcctctggcagcagctccTCCGGCTCTCGCTCACCCAAAAAAGCAATGAAAAGAATATCTAATACACCACCCCGAAAACAGATCCATCATCCTGACAACGCCATCAGCCCTGCAGGGAAGGACAGGCGGTCACCATCTCCACGGGCCAGACGGGGTAGAGGCTCTGCATCACCAGCCAGATCATCTGGTAGGATCTTCATCATTTGTTCATTGCTCTTCATAATTATTAATGTATCCTTGTCTCATACTGGCAGTCATATGATGCTTCAGCTCATTCTGTGCTTTATTTAACATCTCGTAATGCTTAAATTCCTTTCTAAATGAGGTTACAGAGAGACAAATAATTCCTGTGCATTTAAAGCTGTTATTTCAAGATCTACAGTTAAGGAGTGTGTTAATCGTAAGTGCGTCTTTAAttcttggtgtttttgtttttcaggtttCAAGCGAAAACAAGGAGGAAGAAGTGATTCTCCACCTGATAATGCCAAGCCCAGACTGTCTGATGGGTCTGATTCAGGTAAACGTGAAGTTATGTCTCTgtgttcattaattcattatAATGGCCTTTCACCTGACGGCTCACAAATTGTGATGACCGGTCGAATGGAGATCCCAGCAACTTTTTGTCAGAAATGGACACTTTTTCGCCAAGTCCATTTGCCCTTGTTTTCAGCAGGAAGGGTACGGTGGTGGATGTTAATGTACAATACTTGATTTTTACAATATGTCCCATTACAAATTGCAAATATTAATTGTTGTGCCAGTGACATGAAAAGGAGTGTTAAAGGACAGACCTCACCACAGTGATCCCTTTTGTTAAAATGCTTTGATAAGTCTGTGTGATAATCATGTAGTGGTCCCATTTAGAGTATCAATCGAAACAGATTGAAGAAAACCTTAAGGAAACACAATTTACACCAACACAAAGGATAGTACAAATATATTGTCAATCTGCACTATGCCATACAAACACCTTATAAAAACTCAAGCCACAAGgatacaaatcttttttttctgtatatcTTATTTTGCCATAGCAGTCTGTTTCACTGGTTCTGCTAACACTGATGAGACACTCAATGCTCTGCATTTCAGAGGAGGATAAAAATGAGAAAGGGGCAACAGCAGATTCGGTGCAGCAGCGACGTCAGTATCGCAGACAGAATCGACAGTCGTCTTCAGGTTATAAGCGTTTTTATCCCCGTTCTGTCCTCTCCCATACCCaacccccttctctctctctttctctctaaccAAGTCTCTGTCCATGTCATCTTGCACTCATCGTCTCATGGACTTTTGAAGCTGTGCCCTAACCCCAACCTTGGTGTTTTTTCCCTCACCGCATACAGTTAAGGCTACAATTAAACAGCTGTTGATGTCCTCTATGTGTTTGGTTTCAGATACGGGGTCTTCCTCCTCAGAAGACGAGGGGCCCAAGAGGCCAACAGCAGGCCCAGGTGCCAGAAATGGGGACGTCAGGAGGAGACGTAGTCGCACGCCCTCCCCACGGAGACGACACAGGGACGCCTCTCCAAGGTCAGACACTGAGCACAGTacttgcacatttttatttgaaaataaTATTTGCCAAAAATTTAagttctgttttgtttaaatgtacctttttttgttttgttacccATTTAGGAAAAGACGGTCTCCATCTCCTGGGCGCAGACGTCGCACCCCGTCTCCCCCACGACGTCGCAGATCTCCCTCTCCTCCTAGACGAAGGTATAGGcatgtttattttatctttatcgAGTTATCGTTTCAATATTAATAACCAACAACTCAAAAATTTTTAACAATTATATTTGGTGCTGCCCAggtctccctcccctcctccccgtCGTCGTTCTCCATCCCCCAGACGATATTCCCCCCCTATCCAGCGTCGCTACAGTCCCTCACCCTTGcccccacagaagaggaagatgtCTAGCTCTCCCACAAAACGCTCTTCTCCAGGGGCCAAGcgacgcccctccaggtcccccAAACGCAGAAGCTCTCCTGCTCAAAGGAGACGCGCATCTCCATCCTCATCTCCACCCAGACACAGGAGGAGCCCCATGTTGCCTTCTGTCAGGCAAAGCAGGGATACAAGATCCCCAGTTGCAGCAGCCAGCCGCCTCTCCCCGTCCCCTGCAAACCGCGGACGCACTGTTAGGGGTTCCTCCAGTCCTCAGGGACGATTCGAAACCTCCAGTACATCTCCATCTAACCAGCGaagacagcagtccccctcaCACAGCGGCAAACCCATCCGCAGAGTGTCCCGCACACCAGAGCCACGCAACAACCAGAGGTAAGCGTCATGATTGTGTCCGAATGATGCATTTTAACCATTTGTATTCTGTAACCTGTTCTGTACATGTGCCAGCGCCCTCTTTAATATCACCTTTGTCCTCTCCGCAGACCATCTCCAAGTCCCCAGCCCATGAGGAGAGCATCCTCCAGGTCCAGATCTGTGTCCCCTCCACCAGCAGCTCAGAAACGTCCGGCCCCTGCATCTGCCTCCCCCTCACCATCTCGCTCAGCCAGTGGGTCTCCGCCACCAGCCAAAAAAGCCAGCAGTGGTTCAGGCAGTCAGTCCCCAAGCAAGGTTTGATATTCCAGCTTACTGACTAACACAACTGTCCAAGATTGGCTGCATATATACAGGTTCATGAGCTCAGTCTGAAATATTAGGGGTAGTTTTGGACCATCTGCACAGCTGCATTCTGGAAAACAGTGATGTAGAAAAATGTCCATCAGGTTGTTGCGCAAAGCTAGCATTATTTTTGTCCAGTGTCCTGACAAGTAGCAGTTTAAATTCTGGCTTTGTTGGATGACATTTCAATACTTTCAATGTTGTCCtcataaaaaaatctttttgttttaattgcagAATTCAGATGTTGATGGCAgtgcaaagaaaaagaagaagaagaaggaaaagaaacacaagaaagaaaagaaacataagAAGCACAAGAAGCACAAGAAGGAGAAGAGTGGCAGCACTGTGACTGCAGATGGACAAGAAAACCAGGCTGTGGAGGAGGATGGAGACTCTCGAAAGGTGATGTGTAGTTTAGCTACCAAGGCCTTGTGCGTTCTTCTCAATATAGAACATTAAAGTAGTGAATGTGATTGTTTCTTGCCATGCACCAACATTCTGTACTTCTGTTCAGAGGGCTGTACCACGAAGCAGGTTCAGCAGTGCCATGCTGTTGTTGCCTGAGCTCAATTCTAAAATTGACTGCTAACCAGTGAAGAGAGGCCCAAACAGGGCTTTAAAGAAACAATTCTGGCTTAGACTCAACAAACCTTGTCAACCCACTAGTCTCGCTTTGTGGTACAGCCCTCAGGTTGCAAGGTGAGAGGCGTATATttcatgctgttttttgtttaggAATCAGACAGCGAAGTAGAGGACAGCTTGGACGACCTGGAGAAGCACCTGCGAGAGAAGGCGCTGCGCTCCATGAGGAAGGCCCAGATGTCTCCATCACAGATGTCCTGAGAACGAGGGGCTTTCTTGTTTTGAATTTTCCACTCACTATTGATGTTTGTCATCAGCCTGGTTCAGCTTTAGAATGTACAAATTGTTAAATctggagtctttttttttttgttttctttttactgatTTGGTACATTCTGAAGAGTGTGTTTCATTAAGAGCTTGATTTGTCAGTTAGTGTACTATCTTAACTGTAAAGAGGCCTGTGTTGTCCATAATTTTAAAATTGATGAGCAGGGAAACGGTTTCAGCTCAGAGGTTTGAGTTTGGCAGGTTTAAGATATTTTCCACAGCCTACAATAGATTCCATTGAGAAATGATTGCATGTGCAGTGATTGTCTCTGATGTGCATGAACCACTGACCTTATGGAGTGTAGAAGAAAACCATACAATAACATACAGTAACATACTGTTACTATTGCCTTTCATTAGTAGAGACAGTCGCACAGCCGTGTGAACTGTTGGAGGCCGTAACAGAATGTCTTGTCCCATATTGTAACTTAAGAGAGGTGTTTAGCGTTGTTtaacctgctgtttttttctgactttaaaTTTGTCTTGTTTTAAGACTAAAACAATCTGATGTGACACAGAGTacgtgttaattttttttttttaacagattgaTATGCAATTTTATGTTGATACCCCTGCACCACGCTAATGTCTGTGGGACTGTTGTATGATTTGTATTTAGTACTCCTGGCTCTTGTCATCTTGTCATCCTTTCAGAATTAAAACCTTTTTATAGGACGTGTGTTTCCTTAATGTTTGAATTAAGGtagatgggttttttttatacatccatgagaTGTAacttctgtgtggtgatgtggttggtgggtgtagcttggtagaaagaaaatagttcccacatgaaactgctcacaaagtCTGTGGATGATTTCGTacaactgggtcatgatttggCACTTTGAGCGTCACAAGCTGAATGCCATCTAATTTACAAAGGCAGACAACTCAACAGCCGATActtccaacactctgcaactcacaccaaagcaatGTAGACTGAGGAATAGTGGAGGTGTGGACTGGAGTCACGTGACTTTAACTCAAGTCAGACAAAGTTGATGACTAAGTCTCaacaaaataaagacatgaagCTCAACCGTAACACCaaattacttttactttacttgaaaatacttgatgcCTTCCCCCAAATCTAAAGATTAAAAAGCATGTTAAGTGTGCCACAAATAAAATCAGTTCCCTTTATTTCCAGAATCAAAGTTAACACTCTTCATTCCCATTAGGTCCATACctaattccccagatccactttgtttgaaccaatccgacagcatccaatcaagttgcaggagagagcCGTGGAAAATGTAACTGAAAAATAACATTGCTGAGCGCCAGATCAAAATGATACCAAACATCATTTCATTTGTGTACAAAAACTCTGTTGCAGGATGCAAAATGTGTGGGTTGAAAAAAACACATGGAGACGCAACAGCATTAATGATTTTTGTAATACTGCTGTCAAAATGGCATTACATCTGGTGAAATATTTAATATGACTTGTTGACCACTCAAAACTTTTAGGAattgagacttgacttgggactagAGTGCAAACATGAGACACTGTTAAAATGTTCTCTACAGTGGCGTAAGGCAGTTACagtgggccccagtgcacgctgtTATGAGGGGCCCTATTACATCCTAGTTACAAattatgaagcacacacacagttttaggtgtatatatattttagcaacagtgtgtcttactgTTGCTTTTATGTTACATCCACTTGCAGATACTTGATATTGGACACATTAGCATACGTAATTCATAGCAATCATGTACAGAACTCTCTGTTTGGACAATGCTAATGCTTTCCTCACTATGTTTTTGGTATAAAATGAAAAACGAGACAACTGtgctattttgttttgtttttaaatgcaaatgaatTATGGATTCTCCAATGATACAAATTAAATAGCTGTTTTCACATTAGATGTAAACTGCATGTAAAATACAGTGCTCCTCTGAACATGAAGGGGCTGCCTTTGGTTTTTCCCAactaaattcaaaataaatcattaatgAGTTAAAGTAataagtaactaaagctgtcagataaatgtaatggactaaaaagtacaatatttccctctaaaatgtagAGCAGAGAACAGTATGAAAGACTCAGATTTGACTTTcagtacctgagtaaatgtattAATATTCCACCACTGGGCGCAGTTTATCTTGAGTTTGAATGACTTCTTGTGACttgtttaatttgatttatttattttttaaaatgggaCAATATGTATTAATAAACAATCACTTGTAAATACATGAGATTATAGCCAGGTGGCTAATTTCCATCTCCAGTCCCATGGCAGGTTGATGTTAAACACAGAGAAGGCAACAATGCCAACAATAAGAAAATAATCTAAGTAAAACAGAGTAAGACAAGCAAAACAACataacagtggtggaaaaaagttttcggacacccttaaaattttacacaatctcaaatattatcatgaaatatttgtggaaaaatcttttttgtgtttcaaaaggtgtggctgcattagacagatagaaacaaatacaaattatatttttttgtttattgtttacaagaaaaactaacaaaactaaattcttgacagtttcaatatgtcagttctcaacattgtcggtatcaaagtcaacaaataacagagaatgtgttcaaaactgaacaaaaaataaataaaccatcacatcatcaaattaatatttagtagtcctgccattggcacgtagagctctaatcctggctggcatgttccccacgagcctttcacactgttgaggggtaatcttgtcccattcttcttgaattactgcttttaattcttctaaattctttggtttatgctttgaaacagaccttttgataatccaccacagattttcaatggggctcattgagctggccactctaagacctggatactgtgctcctgcagccaagttctactggccttggatgtgtggcaaggggcattatcttgttgaaacatccagtttgtacctcgacggaacagtgcacgcgcagaagggagcatgtgggtttcgagaatggtacaatacttggtagagttcaatgtgccatcacagacagtgagatgaccaacaccagcagcactcatgcatccccaaaccatgatactgcctccaccatgcttgacagtaggtactgtacatgctggagataatgcttcgcctggccttctgcgtcccctcacattagtaggaggaagataaagctggaaactcgactcatctgaccacaaaatcttcttccaattcctggctgtccagttcttgtgtgcctgggcccaacgacgccgggctaacctctgtctctcattgatcaggggcttcttgatagccttgtaggaccttaagccatgatctaaaagtcggccacgtacagtgcaggtggaacactggacaccagtttggtttgaccactgctgttgaagctcctgtgatgtcattcggcagttttgcctgcacatgcggatcaggatgcggtcatttcttgctgaagaaaccctgggacgcccagatcttggtttgtcttccaagctgttggttcgtctgtatttctgcagagtgt
This window encodes:
- the srrm1 gene encoding serine/arginine repetitive matrix protein 1 isoform X2, which encodes MDAGFFRGTSAEQDNRFSNKQKKLLKQLKFAECLDKKVDMTKVNLEVIKPWITQRVTEILGFEDDVVIEFIFNQLEEKHPDSKMMQINLTGFLNGKNAREFMRDLWPLLLSAQENIAGIPSAFLEQKKEEIKQRQIEQEKLASLKKVDDDKKEKDKDIRERAQSKSPRRRKTRSPSPRRRSPVKRERKRSASRSPRRKPSPVGSSSPPPPLMQLPTKPLEQLVEPDTLGRALPEPVIQETSSTCDTVVEVVKADAVTEVKEPSPEKIHKKEERPRSREREKDSRRERPHHRSRSHSRTRRRRSRSRSYSPRRRPSPRRRMSPRRRSPPRRGPTSSRHRHRRSPVRRRRSRSASSSGSSSSGSRSPKKAMKRISNTPPRKQIHHPDNAISPAGKDRRSPSPRARRGRGSASPARSSGFKRKQGGRSDSPPDNAKPRLSDGSDSEEDKNEKGATADSVQQRRQYRRQNRQSSSDTGSSSSEDEGPKRPTAGPGARNGDVRRRRSRTPSPRRRHRDASPRKRRSPSPGRRRRTPSPPRRRRSPSPPRRRSPSPPPRRRSPSPRRYSPPIQRRYSPSPLPPQKRKMSSSPTKRSSPGAKRRPSRSPKRRSSPAQRRRASPSSSPPRHRRSPMLPSVRQSRDTRSPVAAASRLSPSPANRGRTVRGSSSPQGRFETSSTSPSNQRRQQSPSHSGKPIRRVSRTPEPRNNQRPSPSPQPMRRASSRSRSVSPPPAAQKRPAPASASPSPSRSASGSPPPAKKASSGSGSQSPSKNSDVDGSAKKKKKKKEKKHKKEKKHKKHKKHKKEKSGSTVTADGQENQAVEEDGDSRKTAK
- the srrm1 gene encoding serine/arginine repetitive matrix protein 1 isoform X1, yielding MDAGFFRGTSAEQDNRFSNKQKKLLKQLKFAECLDKKVDMTKVNLEVIKPWITQRVTEILGFEDDVVIEFIFNQLEEKHPDSKMMQINLTGFLNGKNAREFMRDLWPLLLSAQENIAGIPSAFLEQKKEEIKQRQIEQEKLASLKKVDDDKKEKDKDIRERAQSKSPRRRKTRSPSPRRRSPVKRERKRSASRSPRRKPSPVGSSSPPPPLMQLPTKPLEQLVEPDTLGRALPEPVIQETSSTCDTVVEVVKADAVTEVKEPSPEKIHKKEERPRSREREKDSRRERPHHRSRSHSRTRRRRSRSRSYSPRRRPSPRRRMSPRRRSPPRRGPTSSRHRHRRSPVRRRRSRSASSSGSSSSGSRSPKKAMKRISNTPPRKQIHHPDNAISPAGKDRRSPSPRARRGRGSASPARSSGFKRKQGGRSDSPPDNAKPRLSDGSDSEEDKNEKGATADSVQQRRQYRRQNRQSSSDTGSSSSEDEGPKRPTAGPGARNGDVRRRRSRTPSPRRRHRDASPRKRRSPSPGRRRRTPSPPRRRRSPSPPRRRSPSPPPRRRSPSPRRYSPPIQRRYSPSPLPPQKRKMSSSPTKRSSPGAKRRPSRSPKRRSSPAQRRRASPSSSPPRHRRSPMLPSVRQSRDTRSPVAAASRLSPSPANRGRTVRGSSSPQGRFETSSTSPSNQRRQQSPSHSGKPIRRVSRTPEPRNNQRPSPSPQPMRRASSRSRSVSPPPAAQKRPAPASASPSPSRSASGSPPPAKKASSGSGSQSPSKNSDVDGSAKKKKKKKEKKHKKEKKHKKHKKHKKEKSGSTVTADGQENQAVEEDGDSRKESDSEVEDSLDDLEKHLREKALRSMRKAQMSPSQMS
- the srrm1 gene encoding serine/arginine repetitive matrix protein 1 isoform X3, with translation MMQINLTGFLNGKNAREFMRDLWPLLLSAQENIAGIPSAFLEQKKEEIKQRQIEQEKLASLKKVDDDKKEKDKDIRERAQSKSPRRRKTRSPSPRRRSPVKRERKRSASRSPRRKPSPVGSSSPPPPLMQLPTKPLEQLVEPDTLGRALPEPVIQETSSTCDTVVEVVKADAVTEVKEPSPEKIHKKEERPRSREREKDSRRERPHHRSRSHSRTRRRRSRSRSYSPRRRPSPRRRMSPRRRSPPRRGPTSSRHRHRRSPVRRRRSRSASSSGSSSSGSRSPKKAMKRISNTPPRKQIHHPDNAISPAGKDRRSPSPRARRGRGSASPARSSGFKRKQGGRSDSPPDNAKPRLSDGSDSEEDKNEKGATADSVQQRRQYRRQNRQSSSDTGSSSSEDEGPKRPTAGPGARNGDVRRRRSRTPSPRRRHRDASPRKRRSPSPGRRRRTPSPPRRRRSPSPPRRRSPSPPPRRRSPSPRRYSPPIQRRYSPSPLPPQKRKMSSSPTKRSSPGAKRRPSRSPKRRSSPAQRRRASPSSSPPRHRRSPMLPSVRQSRDTRSPVAAASRLSPSPANRGRTVRGSSSPQGRFETSSTSPSNQRRQQSPSHSGKPIRRVSRTPEPRNNQRPSPSPQPMRRASSRSRSVSPPPAAQKRPAPASASPSPSRSASGSPPPAKKASSGSGSQSPSKNSDVDGSAKKKKKKKEKKHKKEKKHKKHKKHKKEKSGSTVTADGQENQAVEEDGDSRKESDSEVEDSLDDLEKHLREKALRSMRKAQMSPSQMS